In a genomic window of Ipomoea triloba cultivar NCNSP0323 chromosome 3, ASM357664v1:
- the LOC116014454 gene encoding putative late blight resistance protein homolog R1A-3 — protein MYWLQCVQCTKQVLSRIPNVKELGIIAQGCISHRCLDDLNCLKKLEKLKVQGTYRPIELQSSTFPQNLKEITFAKTLIPWEAMNVISMLPNLEVLKLKNHACVGQEWKLSVERGFPQLKVLLISVMELKQWELADDGEYTFQVLERLVLRNCFELEAMPSWIENLNNLKSVQLEHCHASLVKSARMIEKEQREWKGEFAFHTQADEDQKLCTLTQVSLPLCHSLAEDRKMVIPSTYP, from the exons ATGTACTGGTTGCAATGTGTTCAGTGCACAAAGCAAGTGCTTTCGAGGATTCCAAATGTTAAGGAGTTGGGAATAATCGCCCAAGGATGCATATCCCACCGTTGTTTAGATGATCTTAACTGCTTAAAAAAGCTGGAGAAGCTAAAAGTTCAGGGCACCTATCGTCCTATAGAACTGCAGTCCAGTACTTTTCCACAAAACCTCAAGGAGATTACCTTTGCAAAAACTCTCATTCCGTGGGAAGCTATGAACGTTATCAGTATGTTGCCCAATCTTGAGGTGCTAAAACTCAAGAATCATGCCTGTGTGGGACAAGAGTGGAAACTAAGTGTAGAGAGGGGGTTCCCTCAATTGAAGGTTTTGCTAATTTCTGTTATGGAATTGAAGCAATGGGAGCTGGCTGATGATGGTGAGTATACATTCCAAGTCCTTGAGCGCTTAGTATTGAGAAATTGCTTTGAGTTAGAAGCGATGCCAAGTTGGATTGAAAACCTTAATAATCTGAAGTCAGTTCAGTTGGAGCATTGCCATGCTTCCCTTGTGAAATCTGCCAGGATGATTGAAAAAGAGCAGCGTGAGTGGAAAGGAGAATTTGCATTTCACACTCAAGCAG ATGAAGATCAAAAGTTATGTACACTCACTCAGGTCTCTCTCCCTCTCTGTCACTCGTTAGCAGAAGATAGAAAAATGGTGATTCCATCCACCTACCCTTAA
- the LOC116013033 gene encoding putative late blight resistance protein homolog R1A-10 — protein MACVALTSLMRTLELEFLQPNPRLILYDKQLIHSLGEKLASLQTLLDQSEKKAHNFEELIAKIGGVTLEAESDIEAELVVDDGPMMTQFRLALEAESDIEAELVEIRHQMLDVTLRRLLKDVERLILMIKARTAKGLPTQHPEESSSSSQHASKSEDVTMVGQTEEFKELKKKLVSSNKPLQVMSLVGIGKTTFARKLANDSAVKLRFKNRCGWATMSQEHNKRLVLLQLCRSVMPMRDDISTMNDGELADLLRKSLLGHRYLIIVDDIWTKGAWDDVKGCFPSEVENTGSQILLTTRLEEVSKYACSDNLHDMRFLNFVESWTLFCQKFLGRESLNKEFERIGRKIVENCRGLPLTVVVVAGHLSANRAVHEWESVESTLNSLVNKKQSEQISRILSLSYNNLPCHLKSCFLYLGAYPEDSEIGIKKLIRLWIAEGFIKEKNESEETLEESGEGYLKELMNRSLIMVSERSSNGKVETCKMHDLLHELCASKAKTEKLLCSSKYGYSIESDENRWLSLKIASQDSLHLPALKKSRSILCFDMRKWNDPQWDVSDWDLNSLTKIAQMTAYSFKMLRVLDLTLVDYNGSIPSDIIEVVLLRYLALASNRLLTSIPVSRNRNLQTLVIREDINGKWLK, from the exons ATGGCTTGTGTTGCATTAACTTCTTTGATGCGAACACTAGAGCTTGAGTTCCTCCAACCCAATCCCCGTCTCATTCTATATGACAAACAACTTATCCACTCTCTTGGCGAAAAGCTTGCCTCTTTGCAAACCTTGCTTGACCAATCTGAGAAGAAAGCCCACAATTTTGAGGAGCTGATTGCAAAAATTGGAGGAGTAACTTTGGAAGCAGAATCTGACATTGAAGCAGAGCTAGTAGTGGATGATGGTCCAATGATGACACAATTTAGACTAGCTCTCGAAGCAGAATCTGACATTGAAGCAGAGCTAGTAGAGATTCGTCATCAGATGCTGGATGTAACCTTGAGGCGCCTACTTAAAGATGTTGAACGTCTGATCCTGATGATTAAGGCACGAACAGCAAAAGGTTTGCCAACTCAACATCCAGAGGAGAGTTCATCATCCTCCCAACATGCTTCAAAATCTGAAGACGTGACCATGGTAGGGCAAACCGAAGAATTCAAGGAGTTGAAGAAAAAGCTTGTATCCTCGAATAAACCATTGCAAGTTATGTCCCTTGTCGGTATTGGCAAGACGACATTTGCAAGAAAACTTGCTAATGATTCTGCAGTCAAGCTTCGCTTCAAGAACCGTTGTGGTTGGGCAACCATGTCTCAAGAGCATAATAAGAGGCTAGTGCTCCTTCAACTGTGTCGTTCCGTCATGCCAATGCGCGATGACATTAGCACTATGAACGATGGGGAGCTAGCAGACCTACTGCGCAAAAGTTTACTGGGCCACAGATATCTAATTATTGTGGACGACATATGGACTAAAGGCGCATGGGATGATGTGAAGGGATGCTTTCCAAGTGAGGTTGAAAACACTGGCAGTCAAATACTGTTGACTACTCGACTCGAAGAGGTATCTAAATATGCTTGTTCTGATAATTTACATGACATgcgctttttaaattttgttgaaAGTTGGACTCTATTTTGTCAAAAGTTTTTGGGTAGAGAAAGTTTGAACAAAGAATTTGAAAGGATAGGGAGGAAAATTGTTGAGAATTGTAGAGGATTACCACTTACAGTTGTGGTGGTAGCAGGACATCTATCCGCCAATAGGGCAGTACATGAGTGGGAGAGTGTTGAATCAACCTTAAACTCATTGGTGAATAAAAAGCAGTCTGAACAAATTTCCAGAATACTCAGTCTGAGTTACAATAACTTACCTTGCCATTTGAAGAGTTGTTTTCTATATTTAGGAGCTTATCCTGAAGATAGTGAGATTGGAATTAAAAAGTTGATTAGGTTATGGATTGCCGAGGGAttcataaaagaaaaaaatgagagTGAAGAGACGTTAGAAGAATCAGGTGAAGGTTATTTGAAGGAGCTTATGAATAGAAGCCTGATTATGGTAAGTGAGCGAAGCAGTAATGGAAAAGTTGAAACATGTAAGATGCATGACCTATTGCATGAGCTGTGTGCAAGCAAGGCTAAAACAGAGAAACTTCTGTGCAGCAGTAAATATGGTTACTCTATTGAATCAGATGAAAATCGTTGGTTAAGTCTTAAAATAGCATCTCAGGATTCTCTTCACTTACCTGCTTTGAAAAAATCCCGTTCCATTTTATGCTTTGATATGCGTAAATGGAATGATCCTCAATGGGATGTTTCTGATTGGGATTTAAATTCTCTAACCAAAATTGCTCAGATGACAGCCTACTCTTTTAAGATGTTAAGAGTGCTGGACTTAACTTTAGTTGACTACAATGGAAGTATACCTTCAGATATTATAGAAGTAGTTCTTCTCAGATATCTAGCTTTAGCCTCAAACCGGCTGCTCACTTCCATACCAGTGAGCAGGAATCGGAATCTGCAAACACTTGTTATTCGTGAGGATATCAATGGT AAGTGGCTCAAGTAA